A stretch of the Arachis stenosperma cultivar V10309 chromosome 6, arast.V10309.gnm1.PFL2, whole genome shotgun sequence genome encodes the following:
- the LOC130932556 gene encoding pyruvate kinase 1, cytosolic-like gives MQSSHLLLEEPIRMVSILDPSKPSFFPAMTKIVGTLGPKSRSVDVISECLKAGMSVARFDFSWGDPEYHQHTLENLKAAIKATKKLCSVMLDTVGAELQVVNKSEKPISLEVDSQVVLTPHKGQEASSQILPINFDGLAKSVKKGDTIFVGQYLFTGSESTSVWLQVAEVKEQDVICTIKNSATLAGSLFTLHASQVHIDLPTLSEKDKEVIRTWGVKNKIDFLSLSYTRHAEDVRQAREFLSKLGDLSQTQIFAKIENAEGLTHFDEILQEADGIILSRGNLGIDLPPEKVFFFQKSALRKCNMAGKPAVLTRVVDSMTDNLRPTRAEATDVANAVLDGSDAILLGAETLRGLYPVETITTVGRICFEAEKVFNQDLYFKKIVRYVGEPMSHLESIASSAVRAAIKVKASVIICFTSSGRAARLIAKYRPTMPVLSVVIPQLKTDQLQWRFSGAFEARQSLIVRGLFPMLADPRHPAESTSATNESILKLALDHGKASGIIKSHDRVVVCQKVGDASVVKIIELED, from the exons ATGCAGTCGAGTCACCTACTTCTCGAAGAACCCATTCGGATGGTCTCCATCCTCGACCCATCCAAACCC AGCTTCTTCCCTGCAATGACGAAGATCGTCGGAACCTTGGGCCCTAAATCTCGCTCCGTCGACGTTATTTCTGAATGCCTCAAAGCCGGAATGTCCG TGGCTCGTTTCGATTTCTCATGGGGAGACCCTGAGTACCATCAACACACACTCGAGAATCTAAAGGCTGCCATCAAGGCCACCAAGAAGCTCTGCTCT GTGATGCTGGACACAGTGGGGGCGGAGTTGCAGGTTGTTAACAAGAGTGAGAAGCCAATCTCCCTTGAGGTGGACAGCCAGGTAGTTCTAACTCCTCACAAGGGACAAGAGGCCTCTTCGCAGATACTTCCCATCAATTTTGACGGATTAGCCAAG TCAGTGAAGAAAGGAGACACCATTTTTGTTGGTCAATACTTGTTCACAGGAAGTGAATCGACTTCTGTATGGCTTCAG GTGGCTGAAGTCAAAGAGCAGGATGTCATTTGTACAATAAAAAATTCAGCAACATTGGCAGGGTCATTGTTCACTTTGCATGCTTCTCAAGTTCATATTGATTTGCCTACCCTCTCGGAGAAAGACAAGGAG GTTATAAGGACTTGGGGAGTCAAAAACAAGATTGATTTTCTTTCATTGTCATATACTAGGCATGCTGAAGATGTTCGCCAA GCTCGTGAATTCCTTTCCAAGTTAGGCGATCTCAGCCAAACTCAAATTTTTGCAAAGATTGAAAATGCTGAG GGGCTGACTCATTTTGATGAGATTCTACAAGAAGCGGATGGTATTATCCTTTCCCGTGGGAATTTGGGAATTGATCTTCCACCAGAGAAG gtatttttctttcaaaaatctGCTCTTCGTAAGTGCAATATGGCTGGGAAACCTGCTGTGCTTACACGTGTTGTGGATAGCATGACTGACAACTTAAGACCAACTCGAGCAGAAGCTACTGATGTTGCCAATGCTGTTTTAGATG GAAGTGATGCAATACTTCTGGGTGCCGAGACTCTACGTGGGTTATACCCTGTTGAGACTATCACTACTGTAGGAAGAATCTGTTTTGAG GCTGAGAAAGTTTTTAATCAAGACCTTTATTTTAAGAAGATTGTAAGATATGTTGGAGAACCCATGAGCCACTTGGAATCTATTGCATCATCGGCg GTAAGAGCAGCTATTAAGGTGAAGGCTTCTGTTATAATTTGCTTCACTTCATCTGGAAGGGCTGCAAG ATTGATAGCAAAGTATAGGCCAACAATGCCTGTTCTCTCTGTTGTCATTCCCCAACTTAAGACAGATCAGCTACAATGGAGATTTAGCGGAGCTTTTGAG GCAAGGCAATCTCTTATTGTTAGAGGTCTCTTTCCCATGCTTGCAGATCCTCGGCACCCT GCAGAATCAACAAGCGCAACAAACGAATCGATTCTCAAGCTTGCCCTTGATCATGGGAAAGCCTCAGGAATTATAAAGTCACACGATCGAGTTGTTGTTTGCCAGAAAGTTGGTGATGCATCAGTGGTTAAGATTATTGAGCTTGAAGATTAA